The Phycisphaerales bacterium AB-hyl4 genome includes a window with the following:
- a CDS encoding sigma-70 family RNA polymerase sigma factor: MNGSDKQRNAGTLAITGGPTGKSSVDGDGELSDRELMRRVVDRDRTALAELYDRYSHYVQAACLRVLANMTDAEDVTVQVFIEVWERPGRFEASRGEFVTYLMILARSRATDLRRSQTRRRQLMRNAADELIMPMVDTTTPAESASWRERRGRVRRALSRLGELQREAVELAFLEGLSHREVAERLNTPLGTIKTRIRLGLIQLRDSLRTMGEGDEP, from the coding sequence ATGAATGGATCAGACAAGCAACGCAATGCTGGCACGCTGGCGATTACCGGCGGGCCGACGGGGAAGTCGTCTGTCGATGGCGATGGCGAGCTGTCGGATCGCGAACTGATGCGGCGGGTGGTTGACCGGGACCGCACGGCGCTGGCGGAGCTGTACGACCGTTACAGCCATTACGTGCAGGCGGCGTGCCTTCGTGTGCTGGCGAACATGACGGACGCGGAGGATGTGACGGTTCAGGTGTTTATCGAGGTGTGGGAGCGGCCGGGGCGATTCGAAGCGAGCCGGGGTGAGTTTGTGACGTATCTGATGATTTTGGCGCGTTCGCGGGCGACGGACCTGCGTCGATCGCAAACACGTCGTCGGCAGTTGATGCGGAATGCGGCTGACGAGTTGATTATGCCGATGGTGGATACGACGACGCCAGCGGAGTCGGCATCGTGGCGTGAGCGTCGCGGGCGGGTCCGTCGGGCGTTATCGCGGTTGGGCGAGCTCCAGCGTGAAGCGGTGGAGCTGGCTTTTCTGGAAGGGCTCAGTCATCGGGAGGTTGCTGAGCGGCTGAACACGCCGCTTGGAACAATTAAGACTCGTATCCGTCTAGGGCTCATCCAGTTGCGTGACTCGTTGCGTACTATGGGGGAAGGTGACGAACCATGA
- a CDS encoding anti-sigma factor → MSCEYSSERLMLYLAGTLEADEECAIEAHLRDGCMACEARLAEGRRVLDEIPLALEPRAVRPAVRDRLMARIAEHADEDAPAAMRLTRSEAASAASAATSVGSAGAQPTGAASGLRRWSWIGGIGACAAAAALAAGVTFTTMDRQVQRQAEAVALWQVEVEQYQKRLADSDTRTVRLEQLADMAAELYATFRSSPVEMVRMKGIDEYQDTSARLIWDRSRNVGHFVGPEGFRPPDGRRLKLWLVSGDEEALSAGTFALDESGWARFDIGMPEVDFSTFDAAYISYDDGDDADGVSKPRRVLLSGNF, encoded by the coding sequence ATGAGCTGCGAATATTCTTCAGAACGGTTGATGTTGTACCTGGCCGGCACGCTGGAAGCGGACGAGGAGTGTGCGATCGAAGCGCATCTTCGCGACGGCTGCATGGCGTGCGAGGCCCGACTGGCTGAAGGGCGTCGTGTGCTCGATGAGATTCCGTTGGCGCTGGAGCCGCGTGCGGTTCGGCCGGCGGTGCGTGATCGTTTGATGGCGCGGATTGCCGAGCATGCGGACGAGGACGCGCCGGCGGCGATGCGTCTGACGCGGTCGGAAGCGGCGTCGGCGGCATCGGCGGCGACGTCGGTGGGGTCTGCGGGGGCGCAGCCGACGGGAGCTGCGTCGGGTCTGCGGCGATGGTCGTGGATCGGCGGGATCGGTGCGTGTGCGGCCGCGGCAGCGCTGGCGGCGGGCGTGACGTTTACGACGATGGACCGGCAGGTGCAGCGCCAGGCTGAGGCCGTGGCGTTGTGGCAGGTCGAGGTGGAGCAGTACCAGAAGCGGCTGGCGGACTCGGACACGCGGACGGTTCGGCTGGAGCAGCTGGCGGATATGGCGGCAGAGCTTTACGCGACGTTCCGCTCCTCACCGGTGGAAATGGTCCGAATGAAGGGGATAGACGAGTACCAGGACACGTCGGCCAGGCTGATCTGGGATCGCAGCCGAAACGTGGGGCATTTTGTGGGGCCGGAAGGCTTCCGCCCGCCGGACGGTCGTCGGCTGAAGCTGTGGCTGGTGTCCGGGGACGAAGAAGCCCTGTCCGCAGGCACGTTCGCACTGGACGAGTCGGGCTGGGCCCGCTTTGACATCGGCATGCCGGAGGTCGATTTCAGCACCTTCGATGCGGCCTATATCAGCTATGACGATGGCGATGACGCGGACGGCGTGTCGAAGCCTCGCCGAGTGCTGTTGAGCGGCAATTTCTAA
- a CDS encoding LacI family DNA-binding transcriptional regulator: protein MATISHIAKSSGLSRTTVAEVLRNKPGYSEQTRAKVLKFAQQLNYRPNYLSKALAGGRSMTIGLLVSSIDTPNEVETMRAIETSARDEGWLTFLLGWEEDLDETLCSHVDGLVSRRVDGIVLYRTRPLPTNARKRLDNCGVPVVYLGWVPDDALHLVRDERNTAIHQLAEHLASLGHRRVAYVHSYFDTLYPDRRLRHFQHAMAANDIELEVSERWYLPRGIEHELASYQIASKASLTNGPTAILAHNDRSARGIMTALHERGVRVPHDIAVVGFGDSPQALAGRPGLTTIRQPNTELGQEVFKLLHQLIEQPELATRRKQVVIHCELIVRGSTSPDHVDETA from the coding sequence ATGGCCACGATCAGTCATATCGCCAAATCCAGCGGGCTCTCCCGGACCACGGTGGCGGAAGTGCTTCGCAACAAGCCCGGCTACAGCGAGCAGACCCGGGCGAAGGTCTTAAAGTTTGCTCAACAATTGAATTACCGCCCGAACTACCTGAGTAAGGCCCTTGCCGGCGGCCGCAGCATGACCATCGGCCTGCTGGTCTCGTCGATCGATACCCCCAACGAAGTCGAGACCATGCGTGCGATTGAGACGTCGGCCCGCGATGAAGGCTGGCTGACGTTTCTGCTGGGCTGGGAAGAAGATCTCGACGAAACGCTTTGCTCGCATGTGGATGGTCTGGTCAGTCGACGGGTTGACGGCATTGTGCTGTATCGCACTCGGCCGTTGCCGACCAACGCGCGGAAACGGCTGGACAACTGCGGCGTGCCGGTGGTGTATCTGGGCTGGGTGCCGGATGATGCGCTGCACCTCGTGCGCGACGAGCGCAATACGGCGATTCACCAGTTGGCGGAGCATCTGGCGTCGCTCGGGCATCGACGGGTTGCTTACGTTCATTCCTACTTCGACACGCTTTACCCGGATCGTCGGCTGCGCCATTTTCAGCATGCCATGGCGGCGAATGACATTGAACTGGAAGTGTCGGAGCGGTGGTATTTGCCGCGCGGGATCGAGCACGAACTTGCCAGCTACCAGATCGCGAGCAAGGCTTCGCTTACCAACGGCCCGACCGCCATCCTCGCCCACAACGATCGCTCGGCTCGCGGCATCATGACCGCGCTGCATGAGCGTGGGGTGCGCGTGCCGCACGACATCGCGGTGGTCGGCTTCGGCGATTCGCCCCAGGCGCTCGCGGGTCGGCCGGGCCTGACCACCATTCGCCAGCCCAACACCGAGCTTGGCCAGGAAGTGTTCAAGCTGCTGCATCAACTGATTGAACAACCCGAGTTGGCGACCAGAAGAAAGCAGGTCGTCATTCACTGCGAACTTATCGTGCGGGGTTCCACGTCGCCTGACCATGTCGACGAAACGGCATGA
- a CDS encoding LamG-like jellyroll fold domain-containing protein — protein MFATMIKKSTLCFAVGGALAAASPASAEIVGLWHFDGDYSDASGNGSTLGWAPGDAGFDDTNKQVGSHALHAGNVSGVSSVVRLNLGPEASALDGKTEVGLSFWVYRNAEATGSARLFAFSKGQESDFGLQLTHKYQSSAHQYYLQNSGLGGFGGQWGHTVSIPYQEWTHVAITSDGETARIFINNVQLSWTSAVNGDGINLGNYLHLGGQSQGTGGRIDSYIDEFIMYDGATDADWVDGVYQAGLAGQNIPEPGSAALALGGALLLLSSRRRRVSMNS, from the coding sequence ATGTTTGCGACAATGATCAAAAAGAGCACGCTGTGCTTCGCCGTCGGCGGCGCATTGGCAGCCGCATCCCCCGCGAGTGCGGAGATTGTCGGGCTGTGGCACTTTGACGGCGACTACAGCGACGCCTCGGGCAACGGCAGCACACTTGGCTGGGCGCCTGGTGACGCAGGATTTGACGATACGAACAAGCAAGTCGGCAGCCATGCCCTTCACGCGGGTAACGTCTCAGGTGTCTCATCCGTGGTCAGGCTCAACTTGGGGCCGGAGGCCAGCGCCTTGGACGGAAAGACCGAAGTAGGGCTTTCTTTCTGGGTTTACCGAAACGCTGAAGCGACGGGCAGTGCGAGGCTTTTCGCCTTTTCCAAAGGCCAGGAGTCTGACTTCGGGCTGCAACTAACGCACAAATATCAGTCATCAGCACACCAGTACTACCTTCAGAATTCGGGACTGGGAGGCTTTGGAGGGCAGTGGGGCCATACGGTTTCCATTCCGTATCAGGAGTGGACACATGTCGCTATCACGTCTGATGGAGAGACTGCTCGAATCTTTATTAACAACGTGCAATTATCTTGGACTTCTGCAGTCAACGGCGACGGAATCAATTTAGGTAACTACCTGCACCTTGGTGGTCAGTCACAAGGCACGGGTGGGCGGATCGATTCGTATATTGATGAGTTCATCATGTATGACGGTGCGACCGACGCTGATTGGGTAGATGGCGTTTACCAGGCTGGCCTCGCGGGCCAGAACATCCCCGAGCCGGGTAGTGCGGCGTTGGCGTTGGGCGGGGCACTGCTGTTGCTTAGCAGCCGGCGACGTCGCGTGTCGATGAACAGCTGA
- a CDS encoding LamG-like jellyroll fold domain-containing protein: MAKTVLPVIAILLVGWLHTGTAAGEAMAGEVEIVGLWSFDDDTADRTGSWSGFGSSAHGGITLDEQRVGIGAYSAVHGPETRTNWRHHATGRIILANEAAIDGATAFGMALWARPVKVWTSRGRIISFGPEAFGIGNVPGDREGQFRLANADFVDAEALAPFTLPMDEWTHIAVTADGETVRLLINGEVISEAAQTGPLNGGEQLYLGAIGSGGVGLLSTYIDELVFVRGPADAAWAQSIYEATRSGEPLPYEMPPPPPFEPVERDTSKYLRLSVDDIELTAGTLERIDFTATETPLFGVYIPQRMLRDEAVTREVIEDLEAHHCNTIIVRLGWCIERASLLQLFHEHNFRVFVIVAPPYGADLVREHADVARRNQEGDTLDTASFYDERYIEYLRETWLAEGLKGRGIDGLILDEPAMRDYRIALREGKLYHAHPAEQAAYRRMHGGPYPSDLDLTEHRGTQDYERVMAFRRRMVSEWLQLVEEVVHSRGPNVQYHIVVTPDVVSNYRHSGGFLRASEAAAVDVEALLRSDGLHGIQMTAYLNAWGGHSPAWAQQFLPLFKDKAHEHGKASIFWAQAYLESQRHVERGIQPGNVGQLIDYTVGEGVDGMFVWSYRGFSQDDYNWDDYFEEFSEAAARHVDRPAEGLKVEVVDDNANAARRVRELGAGEYQLQISFPEPGTYTLRVRNRLGFEQLIPVQVHARQE; the protein is encoded by the coding sequence ATGGCGAAAACAGTCCTCCCTGTGATTGCGATTTTGCTGGTCGGATGGTTGCATACCGGCACGGCGGCCGGGGAAGCGATGGCGGGCGAGGTTGAGATCGTCGGCCTGTGGTCGTTCGACGACGATACGGCTGATCGGACCGGTTCGTGGAGCGGCTTTGGCAGCAGTGCACATGGCGGAATTACCTTGGACGAGCAGCGCGTCGGCATCGGCGCGTACTCGGCTGTGCACGGGCCGGAAACGCGCACCAACTGGCGGCACCACGCCACCGGGCGCATCATCCTTGCGAACGAAGCGGCGATCGATGGCGCGACGGCGTTCGGCATGGCGCTATGGGCTCGGCCGGTGAAGGTGTGGACCAGTCGGGGGCGAATCATCAGCTTCGGGCCCGAGGCGTTCGGCATCGGCAACGTGCCGGGCGATCGGGAGGGGCAGTTTCGTCTGGCCAATGCCGACTTTGTCGACGCAGAGGCGCTGGCGCCTTTCACGCTGCCGATGGATGAATGGACCCATATCGCCGTGACTGCCGACGGTGAAACGGTTCGCTTGCTGATCAACGGCGAAGTGATCAGTGAAGCGGCGCAGACCGGCCCGCTTAACGGCGGCGAACAGCTGTATCTCGGCGCAATCGGCAGCGGCGGGGTGGGATTGCTTTCGACGTACATTGACGAGTTGGTGTTCGTTCGCGGCCCGGCTGACGCCGCGTGGGCGCAATCGATCTACGAAGCCACGCGCTCCGGCGAGCCGTTGCCCTATGAGATGCCGCCGCCTCCGCCATTCGAGCCGGTTGAGCGAGACACGTCGAAGTACCTTCGGCTGAGCGTCGACGACATCGAACTGACCGCAGGCACGCTCGAACGCATTGATTTCACCGCCACGGAAACTCCGTTGTTCGGCGTTTATATTCCACAGCGCATGCTCCGCGATGAGGCGGTCACGCGGGAGGTGATTGAGGACCTCGAGGCGCACCATTGCAATACCATCATCGTCCGCCTGGGCTGGTGTATTGAGCGTGCTTCGCTTTTGCAGTTGTTTCATGAACACAACTTTCGCGTCTTTGTGATTGTTGCGCCGCCTTACGGGGCGGACCTTGTTCGCGAACATGCTGACGTCGCCCGACGCAATCAAGAGGGTGACACGCTCGACACTGCCTCGTTCTACGATGAAAGATACATCGAGTATTTACGCGAAACGTGGTTGGCGGAAGGGCTGAAAGGCCGGGGCATCGACGGTTTGATTCTCGATGAGCCTGCGATGCGCGACTACCGCATCGCGCTGCGTGAAGGCAAGCTTTATCACGCTCACCCGGCCGAGCAGGCGGCATATCGGCGAATGCATGGTGGGCCCTATCCGAGTGACCTTGACCTCACGGAACATCGCGGGACGCAGGACTACGAGCGTGTGATGGCGTTTCGTCGGCGGATGGTGTCCGAGTGGCTGCAACTGGTGGAAGAGGTGGTGCATTCGCGCGGCCCGAACGTGCAGTATCACATCGTGGTCACGCCGGACGTGGTGTCGAACTATCGGCATTCGGGTGGGTTTTTGCGGGCGTCGGAAGCGGCCGCGGTGGATGTCGAGGCACTGCTGCGATCGGACGGCCTGCATGGCATTCAGATGACCGCTTACCTGAATGCATGGGGCGGCCACAGTCCTGCCTGGGCGCAGCAGTTCCTTCCACTTTTTAAAGACAAAGCACACGAGCACGGCAAAGCTTCGATCTTCTGGGCGCAGGCTTACCTGGAGTCGCAGCGACATGTCGAGCGTGGTATTCAACCGGGCAACGTCGGCCAACTGATTGACTACACGGTGGGCGAAGGTGTCGATGGCATGTTTGTCTGGAGCTACCGCGGTTTCTCGCAAGACGACTACAACTGGGATGACTATTTCGAAGAATTCAGCGAGGCTGCGGCCCGCCATGTCGATCGGCCGGCGGAGGGATTGAAGGTTGAGGTGGTGGACGACAATGCCAACGCGGCGCGGCGTGTTCGCGAGCTTGGCGCGGGCGAATACCAGTTGCAGATCAGTTTTCCTGAGCCGGGCACTTATACGTTGCGTGTTCGCAATCGGCTGGGGTTTGAGCAGTTGATTCCGGTTCAGGTACATGCCAGACAGGAGTAA
- a CDS encoding aldehyde dehydrogenase family protein yields the protein MNARPALLLVDLQRDYLRAAALYPPAESVVHHAAALLTAFRAKGLPVLHTHTLVRPDGVDRMPHWRRRDHWACIKGTAGALPPPAVAPRDGEPVFAKPFYSAFGCPDFETTLRELNVNTLVLAGVHTHGCVRASALDAYQAGFAVWVADDAVGSYDPLHAAATRHHLQDRACRFLDVATILRETGLPQPPCDAEETASHTPLLPVGWIDGRWAPGEHHHETVTRRNPADRSQCLARVPMGGEADVARAIAAVSAQQSAWAARSAEDRAKTLHAWAEAIACRRDEIIDLLMCEAGKPQREAAAEVDYALALLSATVRSLASKPMQPIADGVWTRSCPLGVVGVITPWNNPLALPVGKLAPALAWGNTVVWKPAIEAPRVAMLLIDTLVNVTGLANLVNLIFGQAAPAQAMIADQRVDAITFTGSLAVGRQVAASCAVHSKPLQAELGGNNAALITPHCDINAVARDLVEAAFSFAGQRCTAIRRVMVHQSIAQPFADAFAALVRKLPVGDPANPATRVGPLATRASQQRIAAIVDAAIARGATLLSGGRIPAHLAHGNWFEPTILQSPNHDDPVVQEESFGPIVVLNEAKDFDDGIRQLNNVKQGLLAALYSDNAHEQQAFQNAAQAGILRINAIGQRIHEQAPFGGWKASGLGPPEHGPWDQAFYSRPQAIYGKPRP from the coding sequence GTGAACGCCCGCCCCGCCCTGCTACTCGTGGACCTTCAACGCGACTACCTCCGCGCGGCGGCACTCTACCCGCCCGCGGAGTCGGTGGTCCATCACGCCGCGGCGTTGCTCACCGCCTTTCGCGCCAAGGGCTTGCCCGTGCTGCACACGCACACGCTCGTTCGGCCGGACGGCGTCGACCGAATGCCGCACTGGCGGCGGCGAGACCATTGGGCATGCATTAAAGGTACGGCCGGCGCCTTGCCGCCACCCGCGGTCGCGCCGCGCGATGGTGAGCCTGTGTTCGCCAAGCCGTTTTACAGCGCGTTCGGCTGCCCCGACTTCGAGACCACGCTGCGCGAACTCAACGTGAACACGCTCGTGCTCGCGGGCGTGCATACGCATGGCTGCGTGCGGGCTTCAGCGCTCGACGCATACCAGGCAGGCTTTGCGGTCTGGGTCGCGGACGATGCGGTGGGCTCTTACGATCCGTTGCATGCTGCGGCGACACGCCATCATCTTCAGGACCGGGCATGCCGGTTTCTCGATGTTGCAACCATTCTGCGTGAAACCGGCTTGCCACAGCCGCCTTGTGACGCGGAAGAAACAGCGTCACACACGCCGTTGTTACCGGTCGGCTGGATCGATGGCCGCTGGGCGCCCGGCGAGCATCATCACGAAACTGTGACGCGACGGAATCCCGCCGACCGCTCGCAATGCCTCGCCCGCGTGCCGATGGGCGGCGAGGCCGATGTCGCGCGAGCCATCGCCGCCGTGTCAGCTCAGCAGTCGGCGTGGGCGGCCCGCTCGGCGGAAGATCGCGCGAAGACACTGCACGCCTGGGCGGAGGCGATCGCGTGTCGGCGTGATGAAATCATCGACCTGCTTATGTGCGAAGCCGGCAAGCCGCAGCGGGAAGCGGCCGCCGAGGTTGATTACGCGCTCGCGCTGCTGTCGGCGACCGTTCGCAGCCTGGCCAGCAAACCGATGCAACCGATCGCCGATGGCGTATGGACGCGATCGTGTCCGCTCGGTGTCGTCGGCGTCATCACGCCCTGGAACAACCCACTCGCCTTGCCCGTAGGCAAACTCGCCCCGGCGCTGGCGTGGGGCAACACCGTGGTATGGAAGCCCGCCATCGAAGCGCCGCGCGTCGCGATGTTGCTCATCGACACGCTTGTCAACGTCACGGGGTTGGCGAATCTGGTCAATCTGATCTTCGGCCAAGCGGCCCCGGCCCAGGCCATGATCGCCGACCAACGCGTCGACGCGATCACGTTCACCGGCTCGCTTGCCGTCGGGCGGCAGGTCGCCGCAAGCTGCGCCGTGCACAGCAAACCGCTTCAAGCCGAGCTTGGCGGCAACAACGCCGCGCTCATCACGCCGCACTGTGACATCAACGCCGTCGCACGCGACCTTGTCGAAGCTGCGTTCAGCTTCGCCGGCCAGCGCTGCACCGCCATCCGCCGCGTGATGGTCCACCAGAGCATCGCCCAGCCGTTTGCCGACGCCTTCGCCGCGCTCGTCCGCAAGCTGCCCGTCGGCGATCCCGCCAACCCGGCCACCCGCGTCGGCCCGCTCGCCACACGTGCCAGCCAACAGCGCATCGCCGCCATCGTCGACGCCGCCATCGCGCGTGGAGCGACGCTGCTCAGCGGCGGTCGCATCCCCGCCCATCTCGCACACGGAAACTGGTTCGAGCCGACGATCCTGCAATCGCCGAACCACGACGATCCCGTGGTGCAGGAAGAAAGCTTCGGTCCGATCGTCGTGCTCAACGAAGCCAAAGACTTCGACGACGGCATCCGCCAACTCAATAACGTCAAGCAGGGATTGCTCGCCGCCCTCTACAGCGACAACGCGCACGAACAGCAGGCGTTTCAAAACGCGGCGCAGGCGGGCATCCTCCGCATCAATGCGATCGGCCAGCGCATCCACGAACAAGCCCCGTTCGGCGGATGGAAAGCCTCCGGCCTCGGCCCGCCCGAACATGGCCCGTGGGACCAGGCGTTCTACAGTCGACCTCAAGCCATCTATGGCAAGCCGCGCCCTTGA
- a CDS encoding isocitrate/isopropylmalate family dehydrogenase, with amino-acid sequence MTVLRQTNTPDVAQALTAAIAGFAPAPQRRRPFVMGLLRGEGVGSEMIDATLDVLRVVTDRTGETFDLRNGGLIGYEAQRQFGQCLTQEVVDFCQATFAVGGAVLCGPGGGRFVYDLRQQFEMYCKLTPLRPFAALHDTGVLRPECVRGTDIIVVRENTGGFYFGDYGTQAQPNGERSAYQHCRYRETEVQRILEVAIQLAHQRSGRLAVITKPGGIPAISQLWKEKLHEMTASVDLETRVLEIDNAAYQLIAAPRDFDVVVCSNLFGDILGDCGSLLLASRGMSFSGNFGPGGRAVYQTGHGAAWDLAGSDTANPIGQISSLAMMLRESFGLTVVANTIEQAIQTTLARGMRTPDIAGPASQIVGTRELARQIATDLDDALVDLAP; translated from the coding sequence GTGACTGTACTGCGTCAAACGAACACGCCCGATGTGGCGCAAGCGCTGACGGCAGCGATCGCGGGGTTTGCGCCCGCGCCCCAGCGGCGTCGGCCGTTCGTGATGGGCCTGCTTCGTGGCGAAGGCGTCGGATCGGAAATGATCGACGCGACGCTGGACGTGCTCCGCGTGGTGACAGACCGAACAGGCGAAACCTTCGACCTACGCAACGGCGGGTTGATCGGCTACGAGGCACAGCGGCAATTCGGCCAATGTCTCACGCAAGAGGTCGTCGATTTCTGCCAGGCGACCTTCGCCGTCGGCGGCGCGGTGCTCTGCGGCCCCGGCGGCGGGCGCTTTGTCTATGACCTGCGGCAACAGTTCGAAATGTACTGCAAGCTCACGCCGTTGCGGCCGTTCGCCGCGCTGCACGACACCGGCGTGCTCCGCCCCGAATGCGTCCGCGGCACGGACATCATCGTCGTACGCGAGAACACCGGCGGCTTCTACTTCGGCGACTACGGTACGCAGGCGCAGCCGAACGGTGAACGCTCGGCCTACCAGCACTGCCGATACCGTGAAACGGAAGTCCAGCGCATCCTCGAAGTCGCCATCCAGCTCGCCCACCAGCGAAGCGGCCGACTTGCGGTCATCACCAAGCCCGGCGGCATCCCCGCCATCAGTCAGCTCTGGAAAGAAAAGCTCCATGAGATGACCGCCTCGGTCGACCTCGAAACGCGCGTGCTCGAAATCGACAACGCGGCGTACCAGTTGATCGCCGCCCCCCGCGACTTTGATGTCGTCGTCTGCTCAAACCTGTTCGGTGACATCCTCGGCGACTGCGGCAGCCTGCTGCTGGCGTCGCGCGGCATGTCCTTTTCCGGCAACTTCGGGCCCGGCGGCCGGGCGGTCTATCAAACCGGCCACGGCGCGGCGTGGGATCTCGCGGGCTCCGATACCGCCAACCCCATCGGCCAGATCAGCTCGCTCGCCATGATGCTCCGCGAAAGCTTTGGACTGACCGTGGTCGCCAACACCATTGAACAGGCCATTCAAACCACCCTCGCTCGGGGCATGCGAACCCCCGACATCGCCGGCCCCGCCAGCCAGATCGTCGGCACGCGCGAGCTGGCACGGCAGATCGCTACCGACCTCGATGACGCTCTGGTAGACCTCGCCCCGTGA
- a CDS encoding class I adenylate-forming enzyme family protein produces the protein MIRNHPTSTADGQSAFSWYAPATQPFPDAIALATPDGDVTFGDLADRVAGEQARLVDEGFKSGQRIRHDHPAVKPGSVDWLATLLAGLNLGLQVILPDQDWPREQIPRHTADLLNADDREPAPHGSQAGVWLFTSGTTARPKPRFRSLALLRDDVARVAARLPDDLRERRPAGLCLLPLSHGFGLVNALLLVHSLGGTVAMAELPQRDRIAELLRTYRVEMLYSWPAHLQQLADADLWRQAKAPLRWCVSSSLALSPEVAARFNAASGCPVRQQYGATETGPLCVDSDEPPSRSTQCVGRPLDGVALSVLSPSGDTLPAAGKGEVVVRLKHMTLPAEELTAEGYYRTGDCGYRDSDGLVYILKRFKPFTDERQMATNAGSDA, from the coding sequence ATGATCCGTAACCATCCCACATCAACGGCCGACGGTCAATCAGCTTTTTCATGGTACGCGCCGGCAACCCAACCGTTTCCAGACGCGATCGCCCTGGCCACGCCTGATGGTGATGTGACGTTCGGCGATCTGGCCGACCGCGTCGCCGGCGAACAAGCTCGCCTTGTCGACGAGGGCTTCAAGTCCGGCCAGCGCATCCGCCACGATCACCCCGCGGTAAAGCCCGGCAGCGTCGACTGGCTCGCCACGCTCCTGGCCGGACTGAACCTCGGCTTGCAGGTGATTCTGCCCGACCAGGACTGGCCGCGCGAACAGATTCCGCGGCACACTGCCGACCTGCTCAATGCCGACGACCGCGAGCCTGCGCCGCACGGCTCGCAGGCCGGTGTCTGGCTGTTCACTTCCGGGACCACGGCCCGCCCGAAGCCGCGCTTCCGCTCGCTTGCGCTGCTGCGCGACGATGTGGCCCGCGTTGCGGCGCGCTTGCCTGATGACCTGCGCGAGCGTCGGCCGGCCGGGCTCTGCCTGCTGCCATTGTCGCACGGCTTTGGGCTGGTCAACGCGCTGCTGCTGGTCCATTCGCTCGGTGGTACGGTGGCGATGGCCGAGCTTCCCCAGCGCGATCGCATCGCCGAGCTGCTGCGGACGTACCGGGTCGAAATGCTCTACAGTTGGCCGGCCCATCTCCAACAGTTGGCGGACGCCGACCTCTGGCGGCAGGCCAAAGCGCCGTTGCGCTGGTGTGTGAGTTCGTCGTTGGCGCTGTCACCGGAAGTGGCGGCACGATTCAACGCTGCGTCGGGTTGCCCGGTCAGGCAGCAGTATGGCGCGACGGAGACGGGGCCGTTATGCGTTGACAGCGATGAGCCGCCGAGTCGATCGACGCAATGCGTCGGCCGACCGCTTGACGGCGTAGCGCTTTCCGTCCTGTCTCCCTCGGGCGACACGCTGCCCGCGGCGGGCAAAGGCGAGGTGGTGGTTCGGCTGAAGCACATGACCCTGCCGGCGGAAGAACTGACCGCCGAGGGCTATTATCGCACGGGCGACTGCGGCTACCGCGACAGCGACGGACTGGTATACATACTCAAGCGATTCAAGCCGTTTACTGACGAACGGCAGATGGCAACGAATGCCGGGAGTGATGCGTGA